From Spirosoma aerolatum, one genomic window encodes:
- the rsfS gene encoding ribosome silencing factor, with product MRINNNKEFTAEQIRDFVVRGMQEKKAQDIVVMDLRNVKNAICDYFVLCSGNSDTQIDAISTSIEEEVYKASKQDPWHKEGKMNREWILLDYVDVVAHVFKKERRAFYDLEQLWGDAEIHLVEDNELTPAS from the coding sequence ATGAGAATAAACAACAATAAAGAGTTTACCGCTGAGCAAATTCGTGACTTCGTTGTTCGGGGGATGCAGGAAAAGAAAGCGCAGGACATCGTGGTTATGGACCTTCGCAACGTTAAAAATGCAATCTGTGATTACTTTGTACTCTGTTCGGGTAATTCCGATACGCAGATTGATGCCATCTCAACGTCTATTGAAGAGGAAGTCTATAAAGCTAGTAAACAAGACCCTTGGCATAAAGAGGGGAAAATGAACCGGGAATGGATCTTGCTGGATTATGTCGATGTAGTGGCCCATGTCTTTAAAAAAGAGCGTCGTGCTTTTTACGACCTGGAGCAGTTATGGGGTGATGCCGAAATTCATTTGGTAGAAGATAACGAACTGACCCCCGCATCGTAA
- a CDS encoding metallophosphoesterase family protein, translating into MTRIGLLSDTHGYLDPQIFTHFADCDEIWHAGDVGILTVAQQLRDFRPLRIVSGNIDQESVDLPANQRFTIEGLDIWITHIGGTPPKYNPTVRPLLLANPPDIFICGHSHILKVIRDSTLNRLLYINPGAAGKTGFHTMRTVVRFTLNSGQVLDMQVIELGKK; encoded by the coding sequence ATGACGCGAATTGGTCTTTTATCTGATACACACGGCTATCTTGATCCGCAGATTTTTACTCATTTTGCTGATTGCGATGAAATCTGGCATGCGGGCGACGTAGGTATTCTGACGGTGGCTCAACAACTTCGCGATTTCCGGCCATTGCGGATCGTGTCAGGCAATATCGACCAGGAATCCGTAGACTTACCGGCCAATCAGCGCTTTACTATAGAAGGTCTTGACATCTGGATAACGCACATTGGCGGCACACCACCAAAATATAATCCAACAGTCCGTCCCCTACTCTTAGCAAACCCACCCGATATTTTTATCTGTGGTCATTCGCACATTCTTAAAGTAATTAGAGACTCAACCCTAAACCGGCTACTGTATATCAATCCCGGTGCAGCAGGAAAGACTGGCTTTCATACAATGCGTACAGTCGTTCGATTTACACTTAATTCCGGCCAGGTTCTGGATATGCAGGTTATAGAATTAGGGAAAAAGTAA
- a CDS encoding sterol desaturase family protein gives MIHITGPATFWLTAILFFIAIFGRYVLFSIAFWWVFKVSMKDQFAHREVQLRPRKAGQDWREIGWSAVTSLIFTLIGLGVILTYQNGFTQIYTDIHAHSVLWYPMSILLVLFIHETYYYWLHRWMHRPGIYRWVHKTHHDSITTSPWTAFSFHPLESTLQAIIIPALTFVIPLHFTAVGLILIIMTLSSAVNHLNTEIYPKNFDHHWLGRWLIGATHHSLHHTQFRFNYGLYFTFWDKWMKTESPDFHRTFGEKTSNSARREK, from the coding sequence ATGATTCACATTACTGGACCGGCTACTTTCTGGCTAACTGCGATCCTGTTTTTCATCGCAATTTTTGGGCGCTATGTGCTCTTTTCCATCGCCTTCTGGTGGGTATTCAAAGTATCGATGAAAGATCAGTTTGCCCACCGTGAGGTACAGTTACGACCTCGAAAAGCAGGTCAGGACTGGCGCGAAATTGGATGGTCGGCTGTGACGTCCTTAATTTTTACCCTAATTGGTCTCGGCGTTATTTTGACTTATCAGAATGGGTTTACCCAAATTTATACGGATATACATGCCCACTCTGTGCTTTGGTATCCGATGAGCATTCTACTGGTCCTGTTCATTCACGAAACGTACTATTACTGGCTGCATCGCTGGATGCACCGGCCCGGTATATACCGCTGGGTTCATAAGACACATCACGACAGTATAACCACATCGCCCTGGACAGCCTTCTCGTTTCACCCGCTTGAGAGTACATTACAGGCGATTATTATTCCAGCCTTAACGTTCGTTATACCGCTGCATTTTACAGCCGTTGGTCTGATTCTGATTATTATGACCCTTTCGAGCGCGGTCAACCATCTGAACACGGAAATCTACCCAAAAAACTTCGATCATCACTGGCTGGGTCGCTGGCTAATTGGCGCTACTCACCATAGCCTGCATCATACGCAATTTCGGTTCAACTACGGCCTCTATTTTACGTTCTGGGATAAGTGGATGAAAACCGAAAGTCCGGATTTCCACCGAACATTTGGGGAGAAAACAAGTAACAGTGCTAGGCGTGAGAAGTGA
- the ftsH gene encoding ATP-dependent zinc metalloprotease FtsH has protein sequence MAENNNRNPLVPRGGPRKPNFQGWIVALLIAAILGITFFNKSSSTQETTQKRFERMVKEHEVAEVVVVNDKIAEVTLTPQAAQSPKYRNLFADKPYFGSNRGPHFQFQIASGETFKKDLDAMQQGVPDNEKVDYRFEQRSDFGSIISTWGFLIVMILAMYFLLGRMSGAGGPGGQIFNIGKSKAALFDADNKVKITFNDVAGLDEAKEEIKEIVDYLKNPTKFTKLGAKIPKGALLIGPPGTGKTLLAKAVAGEAGVPFFSLSGSDFVEMFVGVGAARVRDLFKQAKEKAPCIIFIDEIDAVGRSRGRGSMPGANDERENTLNSLLVEMDGFATDSGIIILAATNRPDVLDSALQRPGRFDRQISIDKPDIIGREAIFRVHLKPIKLAADVDPKELAAQTPGFAGAEIANVCNEAALIAARSDKEAVDMKDFQDAMDRVIGGLEKKNKIISPEEKEIVAYHEAGHAVAGWFLEHADPLVKVTIVPRGVAALGYAQYLPREQYLYRTEQLMDEMCMALGGRAAEDLIFGKVSTGALSDLERITKLAYSMVTMYGMNDKIGNVSFYDSKQSDYSFNKPYSEETAKHIDEEVRKIVDQAYTRTKDLLTDKREALEVIAKELLEKEILYQNDLVRLIGKRPFERETVYQAYKNKGTAEAIKEEIGKESKPAETEPESLPI, from the coding sequence ATGGCAGAAAACAATAATAGAAATCCGCTAGTACCCCGTGGTGGGCCACGTAAGCCCAATTTTCAGGGTTGGATTGTTGCTTTACTAATTGCCGCCATCCTTGGCATTACGTTCTTTAACAAAAGCTCATCAACGCAGGAAACGACACAGAAGCGGTTTGAGCGGATGGTGAAGGAGCATGAAGTGGCTGAGGTTGTTGTGGTTAATGATAAAATTGCGGAGGTAACGCTTACACCGCAAGCAGCGCAAAGCCCCAAATACCGAAACCTGTTTGCCGACAAACCTTATTTTGGGTCGAATAGAGGCCCTCATTTTCAATTTCAGATCGCATCTGGGGAGACCTTCAAAAAGGATCTGGATGCAATGCAACAGGGAGTACCTGATAATGAAAAAGTGGACTACCGCTTCGAACAGCGTAGCGACTTTGGAAGCATTATCAGTACTTGGGGATTCCTGATCGTTATGATTCTGGCGATGTATTTCCTGCTTGGACGTATGTCGGGTGCCGGTGGACCTGGAGGGCAGATTTTTAATATCGGTAAGTCGAAAGCCGCCCTGTTCGATGCCGATAACAAGGTGAAAATCACCTTCAACGATGTTGCTGGCCTGGATGAAGCCAAGGAAGAGATCAAAGAAATTGTTGATTATCTGAAAAATCCAACCAAGTTTACCAAGCTAGGTGCTAAAATTCCGAAAGGAGCGTTGTTGATTGGCCCTCCTGGTACGGGTAAAACCTTGTTGGCGAAGGCTGTAGCTGGGGAAGCTGGCGTTCCATTCTTCTCGCTGTCGGGTTCGGACTTCGTTGAAATGTTTGTTGGGGTGGGTGCCGCCCGTGTACGTGACCTATTCAAACAGGCGAAAGAAAAAGCTCCCTGTATCATCTTCATCGACGAGATTGATGCTGTGGGCCGTTCCCGTGGACGGGGATCAATGCCTGGAGCCAACGACGAACGTGAAAACACACTGAACTCATTGTTGGTAGAGATGGACGGTTTTGCTACTGACTCGGGTATCATTATTCTGGCGGCTACCAACCGTCCTGATGTATTGGATTCAGCTTTGCAGCGCCCAGGTCGTTTCGACCGTCAGATTAGCATTGATAAGCCAGATATTATCGGACGTGAAGCGATTTTCCGGGTGCACCTGAAACCAATAAAGCTGGCTGCTGATGTTGATCCAAAAGAACTGGCTGCTCAGACTCCTGGCTTTGCTGGTGCTGAAATTGCCAACGTTTGTAATGAAGCCGCTCTGATTGCCGCTCGTAGTGATAAGGAAGCTGTCGATATGAAGGACTTCCAGGACGCTATGGACCGAGTGATTGGTGGTCTGGAGAAAAAGAATAAGATCATCTCACCCGAAGAGAAAGAGATTGTTGCCTATCATGAAGCGGGCCACGCTGTAGCTGGCTGGTTTCTCGAACATGCCGATCCGCTCGTAAAAGTGACGATCGTGCCGCGTGGTGTAGCGGCCTTGGGTTACGCGCAGTACCTTCCTCGTGAACAGTATCTGTACCGGACCGAGCAGCTTATGGATGAAATGTGTATGGCTTTGGGTGGCCGTGCAGCCGAAGACCTAATCTTTGGAAAAGTGTCGACGGGTGCCCTGAGTGATCTGGAACGTATCACTAAACTAGCCTACAGTATGGTGACTATGTATGGCATGAACGATAAAATTGGTAACGTGTCGTTCTACGATTCGAAACAATCTGATTATTCGTTTAATAAGCCCTACTCAGAAGAGACCGCCAAACACATTGATGAAGAGGTACGAAAAATTGTAGATCAGGCGTATACCCGTACCAAGGACTTGTTGACCGACAAACGGGAAGCATTGGAGGTCATTGCTAAAGAATTGCTCGAAAAAGAGATTCTATATCAAAACGATCTCGTTCGTCTGATCGGCAAGCGACCATTTGAGCGGGAAACGGTTTATCAGGCTTATAAGAACAAAGGCACCGCTGAAGCAATAAAAGAGGAAATTGGCAAAGAGTCCAAACCTGCTGAAACTGAACCTGAGTCGTTGCCCATTTAA
- a CDS encoding fatty acid--CoA ligase, producing the protein MIHTKLIPRTPEANEPPLLIKSLLAQSARYEPQREIVYRDLFRINYTQFNQRVRQLANALTKLGIKPGDTVAVLDWDSHRYLECFFGVTSLGAILHTVNIRLSPAQILYTMNHAEDKAVLIHEDFLPILNAIKGQLQTVDTYVVLSDKVYNNATETQPLSELPEGFAGEYEALLNEASTEYDFPDFDENTWATTFYTTGTTGNPKGVYFSHRQLFMHTMGLLTYLIGYEALPFKSRNDVYMPITPMFHVHAWGFPFLATLMSAKQVYPGKYEPEMLCRLIVTEGVTLSHCVPTILTMLVGSPAAQKFRDNLSRWSVLIGGSALTKGLAKAAMELGINILAGYGMSETAPILTVVYLNDSERTLPLDEQIDLRVRAGRIAPFVEARLMDDDGNFVPHDGHSLGEIVVRTPWTTQGYYNDPERGAELWRGGWLHTGDVASITPDNWVMIADRTKDVIKTGGEWVSSLDMENELSQIEGVAESAVVGLPDDRWGERPYALVVQKPGFNLSPESIRSSLQTKVDRGELHKWYVPDRIVFVSEIPKTSVGKIDKKRIRSEMKEQLLGS; encoded by the coding sequence ATGATTCACACAAAACTAATTCCACGTACACCAGAGGCCAATGAACCACCTCTCTTAATAAAATCGCTGCTGGCCCAGTCTGCCCGGTACGAGCCGCAGCGTGAAATTGTTTACCGGGATTTATTTCGAATCAATTATACTCAGTTTAACCAGCGGGTTCGTCAATTGGCGAATGCGCTAACTAAACTGGGCATAAAACCAGGCGATACGGTAGCCGTACTGGACTGGGATAGCCATCGGTATCTTGAGTGTTTCTTCGGTGTAACGAGCCTCGGCGCTATTCTGCATACAGTTAATATTCGCTTGTCGCCTGCGCAGATTCTATATACCATGAATCACGCAGAAGATAAAGCGGTGTTGATTCATGAAGATTTTCTTCCCATTCTGAACGCAATCAAAGGCCAGCTACAAACGGTTGATACCTACGTTGTTCTTAGCGATAAAGTGTATAACAATGCTACCGAAACGCAGCCGCTTTCTGAATTACCAGAAGGGTTTGCGGGCGAATACGAAGCCTTGCTGAACGAAGCCTCTACCGAATACGATTTCCCGGACTTCGACGAAAATACCTGGGCAACGACGTTCTATACAACAGGAACGACCGGTAATCCCAAGGGTGTCTATTTCTCCCACAGGCAATTATTCATGCATACGATGGGATTGTTGACCTACCTGATCGGATACGAAGCGCTCCCGTTTAAGTCTCGCAATGATGTATACATGCCCATAACGCCCATGTTCCATGTGCATGCCTGGGGCTTCCCGTTTCTGGCAACATTGATGTCGGCAAAACAGGTATATCCGGGTAAATATGAACCTGAGATGCTGTGCAGACTGATTGTCACCGAAGGCGTAACCCTATCCCACTGTGTACCAACCATCCTGACCATGCTCGTCGGTAGTCCAGCGGCTCAGAAATTCCGCGATAATCTCAGTCGCTGGAGCGTATTGATTGGCGGTTCTGCCCTTACTAAAGGTTTAGCCAAAGCAGCTATGGAGCTAGGTATCAATATACTGGCAGGTTATGGAATGTCCGAAACGGCACCCATTCTTACTGTCGTTTACCTAAATGATTCCGAACGAACACTGCCGCTTGATGAACAGATTGACTTACGGGTACGGGCCGGAAGAATTGCTCCTTTTGTTGAAGCACGACTGATGGATGACGACGGGAATTTTGTGCCCCACGATGGCCATTCACTAGGCGAAATTGTGGTACGTACCCCCTGGACTACGCAAGGTTACTACAACGACCCAGAGCGGGGTGCCGAACTTTGGCGAGGGGGTTGGCTGCATACGGGTGATGTGGCCAGTATCACGCCTGATAACTGGGTAATGATAGCAGATCGGACCAAGGACGTTATTAAAACTGGTGGGGAGTGGGTTTCATCACTAGATATGGAAAATGAACTCTCGCAGATAGAAGGCGTAGCTGAGTCGGCCGTGGTAGGTTTACCAGACGATCGCTGGGGAGAGAGACCTTATGCGCTTGTCGTACAAAAACCGGGTTTTAATCTCTCCCCAGAGAGCATACGGTCAAGTCTACAAACGAAAGTTGACCGAGGTGAACTACACAAATGGTACGTGCCAGACCGGATCGTTTTTGTATCCGAAATCCCAAAGACCAGTGTCGGTAAAATTGACAAAAAGCGAATTCGATCCGAAATGAAAGAACAGCTTTTAGGGTCTTGA
- a CDS encoding NupC/NupG family nucleoside CNT transporter: MERFTGLIGVVLILGIAYALSDNRKAINFRTVGVGLALQFGLAVFVLKTPVGQQVFQTVGHFVERLLGKAAKGAEFVFAPLVNPAALTKAFGPGNNFIFFFSIIPTIIFVAVLVNILYHLGIMQRIVALMAKAMKWLMGVSGAEALSNVASTFVGQVEAQIMIKPYLNGMTNSELLASMTGSFACIAGGVLAVYISLGVPGPYLLAASIMAAPGALVISKIVMPETQVSETQGTVKVEIKKIHANLLDAIAAGASEGLKVGFNVVAMLIGFIALIALLDTILFKIGFYLIGIDYLSLNFLLGKVFSIFAWAMGVPGKDVQTAGALMGTKMVVNEFVAYLDMVKIKQTLDPKTIAIVSFALCGFANFSSIAIQVGGIGELAPKRRSDLARIGFKALICGTLASYMSATLAGLLL; the protein is encoded by the coding sequence ATGGAGCGCTTTACTGGACTGATTGGCGTCGTCTTGATCCTGGGCATTGCTTATGCACTTTCTGATAACCGAAAAGCTATTAATTTCAGAACTGTAGGTGTAGGCCTCGCCTTACAATTTGGCCTTGCTGTTTTTGTACTGAAAACCCCCGTTGGGCAACAGGTTTTCCAGACCGTTGGGCATTTCGTGGAACGCCTGTTAGGGAAGGCAGCCAAAGGAGCCGAGTTTGTTTTTGCCCCACTTGTGAACCCCGCTGCCCTGACAAAAGCGTTTGGCCCAGGCAACAACTTCATCTTCTTCTTTTCCATTATTCCAACCATTATTTTCGTTGCCGTATTGGTAAACATCCTTTATCACCTGGGTATTATGCAACGTATAGTTGCATTGATGGCCAAAGCCATGAAGTGGCTGATGGGAGTTAGTGGTGCCGAAGCGTTATCCAACGTTGCCAGCACCTTTGTTGGTCAGGTAGAAGCCCAGATCATGATTAAGCCGTATCTGAATGGCATGACGAACTCCGAGTTGCTGGCCAGTATGACCGGGTCTTTTGCCTGTATTGCGGGTGGTGTACTGGCGGTCTATATTTCCTTAGGTGTCCCCGGCCCTTACCTCCTGGCAGCCAGTATTATGGCGGCACCGGGAGCGCTGGTAATCAGTAAGATTGTTATGCCTGAAACACAGGTTTCAGAAACACAGGGTACCGTAAAAGTAGAGATCAAGAAAATCCATGCAAATTTATTGGATGCTATTGCAGCAGGGGCTAGCGAGGGTTTGAAAGTAGGCTTCAATGTAGTAGCTATGCTGATTGGTTTTATCGCGCTGATCGCCCTACTCGATACAATTCTGTTCAAGATTGGCTTTTACCTGATAGGCATCGACTACCTGAGCCTGAATTTCCTATTGGGTAAAGTATTCTCCATTTTTGCGTGGGCGATGGGGGTGCCGGGTAAAGATGTGCAAACGGCCGGGGCCTTGATGGGTACAAAAATGGTGGTAAACGAGTTTGTTGCCTACCTGGACATGGTAAAAATCAAACAAACACTCGACCCAAAAACAATTGCTATTGTCAGTTTCGCTCTTTGTGGATTTGCCAATTTTAGCTCGATCGCCATTCAGGTAGGAGGCATTGGTGAACTGGCCCCAAAACGGCGAAGCGATCTGGCTCGTATTGGCTTCAAAGCCTTGATCTGTGGTACGCTGGCCAGTTATATGTCAGCCACATTAGCTGGCCTACTCCTGTAG
- a CDS encoding biotin--[acetyl-CoA-carboxylase] ligase yields MYKIYPKTLFLGQIIQYLPSCQSTNDEASALIAHADPSEGTLVITDNQTAGRGQRGNQWEAKTGQNLTVSAILRPTFLSASEQFWLNIALSLGIYDTLHPLIGDSLRIKWPNDIYVGNQKLGGILIENILHGYNIEWSIVGMGLNINQTEFGYTTATSLQLQSPLPNAYDLPGILSRLCETLEQRYIQLRSGQRDSLKINYLQILYRYQEEHSFESEGQLFRGTIVGVDTTGRLAIAVDGQVRYFGFKEVSFIM; encoded by the coding sequence TTGTACAAAATCTATCCCAAAACGCTTTTTCTTGGACAAATAATCCAATATCTGCCAAGCTGTCAGTCTACTAACGACGAAGCGTCTGCTTTGATTGCCCATGCCGACCCCTCCGAAGGCACCCTTGTCATAACTGACAATCAGACCGCCGGACGCGGACAGCGTGGTAATCAATGGGAAGCCAAAACAGGGCAGAATCTAACCGTTTCGGCTATCCTACGGCCTACTTTTTTATCGGCCAGCGAACAATTCTGGCTAAACATTGCCCTGTCGCTTGGTATTTATGACACGCTACACCCACTAATTGGCGACTCATTGCGGATCAAATGGCCAAACGATATCTACGTAGGAAATCAGAAATTAGGCGGAATACTTATTGAAAATATTTTACACGGATACAATATTGAGTGGTCGATTGTTGGGATGGGGCTCAATATTAACCAAACTGAATTTGGCTACACTACTGCCACGTCCCTTCAGTTGCAGTCTCCCCTACCCAATGCCTATGATCTGCCGGGTATTCTTAGCCGGCTGTGCGAAACGCTGGAGCAACGCTATATCCAGTTACGCTCAGGCCAGCGCGACTCACTAAAAATCAACTATTTACAAATTCTCTATCGCTATCAGGAAGAACATTCCTTTGAAAGCGAAGGCCAACTGTTTCGTGGTACAATCGTTGGAGTAGATACCACCGGACGCCTGGCTATTGCTGTCGATGGCCAGGTAAGATATTTTGGGTTTAAGGAAGTAAGTTTTATAATGTAG
- the pafA gene encoding alkaline phosphatase PafA, with the protein MRLITSAFLIPLAALTAFAQPKQPSTATAKSTAGQALARPKLVVGIVVDQMRYDYLYRYYNKFGTGGFRRMMDGGFNARNNHYHYAATYTGPGHAAIYTGSAPALNGIVGNDFYERNIGRLLYCAEDTTVSTVGNTGTAGKMSPRNLLVTTIGDQLKLATDGRSKVIGIALKDRGAILPAGHSANAAYWFDSKDGSFISSTFYQNELPKWVQEFNARKLGDQFLAQKWEMTLPMNQYTESTSDDKPYESTMPGEAKSVFPHEFAVQTGSSKYEVLRTSPYGDQITKEFALAALKGEQLGQHDVTDMLCLSFSSPDYIGHAFGTHAVETEDNYIRLDRQLADIFSQLDATVGQGQWVAFLSADHGVVDVPGFLQEYRIPSGIKSYGEIGEVVKATLEKAYGPGQWMLSYINQQVYLNHALLTEKKISIQQVYELLRAALLKQKAVVNVVNLHNLGAEALPVLQENLFRNVYHPNRSGDFYVMQPPGWLEGRSKGTTHGTTYAYDTHVPFLLYGWGIKPGQTLRRTHIHDIAPTITALLKLLEPNGCIGNPVEEALK; encoded by the coding sequence ATGCGCCTGATTACTTCTGCTTTTCTAATCCCTTTAGCGGCACTCACTGCTTTCGCTCAACCCAAACAACCCTCAACCGCAACGGCCAAATCGACGGCTGGACAAGCGTTGGCCCGACCTAAACTGGTAGTGGGTATTGTGGTTGACCAGATGCGTTATGACTACTTGTATCGATACTACAACAAATTTGGCACGGGTGGGTTCCGACGCATGATGGATGGTGGCTTCAATGCCCGAAATAATCACTACCACTATGCGGCTACGTATACCGGTCCGGGTCATGCTGCCATTTATACCGGTTCAGCTCCGGCTCTCAACGGTATTGTCGGTAATGATTTCTATGAACGGAATATTGGGCGATTACTTTATTGTGCTGAAGATACAACCGTCAGCACCGTAGGTAATACCGGAACCGCCGGAAAAATGTCGCCCCGAAACTTGCTGGTAACTACGATTGGTGATCAGCTTAAACTCGCTACCGATGGTCGATCGAAAGTGATCGGTATTGCGCTGAAAGATCGGGGGGCTATTCTGCCAGCTGGGCACTCGGCAAATGCTGCCTACTGGTTCGATTCGAAAGATGGTAGTTTCATCAGCAGCACGTTTTATCAGAATGAATTACCGAAATGGGTGCAGGAGTTCAACGCGCGTAAGCTGGGTGATCAATTCCTGGCTCAAAAATGGGAGATGACTCTTCCCATGAACCAGTATACGGAAAGTACGTCTGATGATAAGCCGTATGAAAGCACGATGCCGGGTGAAGCAAAATCAGTTTTTCCCCATGAGTTCGCTGTTCAGACGGGCAGCAGCAAATATGAGGTGCTGCGTACCAGCCCTTATGGCGACCAGATCACGAAAGAATTCGCGCTAGCTGCGCTTAAAGGTGAGCAGCTAGGCCAGCATGACGTAACTGATATGCTTTGCCTGAGCTTTTCCTCGCCCGATTATATTGGTCATGCCTTTGGTACCCATGCCGTTGAAACGGAGGATAACTACATTCGGCTCGACCGGCAGTTGGCCGATATTTTTTCGCAGCTGGATGCCACAGTCGGGCAAGGACAATGGGTCGCCTTCCTTTCTGCCGACCATGGGGTTGTCGATGTGCCCGGATTTCTGCAGGAGTACCGTATTCCGTCAGGTATCAAAAGCTACGGAGAGATTGGGGAAGTGGTAAAAGCCACGCTCGAAAAAGCATACGGTCCAGGTCAGTGGATGCTGTCGTATATTAATCAGCAGGTATACCTGAATCATGCCTTACTGACAGAAAAGAAGATTTCTATTCAGCAAGTTTATGAACTTCTGCGGGCAGCATTGTTAAAGCAGAAAGCAGTCGTCAATGTCGTCAATCTACACAATCTTGGGGCAGAGGCTCTGCCAGTATTACAGGAAAATTTGTTTCGAAATGTCTATCACCCAAACCGCAGTGGCGACTTCTATGTAATGCAACCACCGGGCTGGCTGGAAGGTCGGTCGAAAGGCACGACACATGGCACAACCTACGCCTACGATACCCACGTCCCGTTTTTACTATATGGCTGGGGTATAAAACCGGGTCAAACGCTCCGTCGGACGCATATCCATGACATAGCCCCAACTATCACGGCCCTTTTAAAGCTACTTGAGCCAAATGGATGCATCGGGAATCCGGTGGAGGAAGCGTTGAAGTGA